In Amycolatopsis sp. EV170708-02-1, the following are encoded in one genomic region:
- a CDS encoding MoxR family ATPase, producing the protein MTEPGYADGAQQQPGTPARDAQLLERTVFEVKRIIVGQDRLVERMLVGLLARGHLLLEGVPGVAKTLAVETFARVVGGSFSRVQFTPDLVPADILGTRIYRQGAERFDVELGPVVANFVLADEINRAPAKVQSAMLEVMAERHVSIGGQTFPMPDPFLVLATQNPIENEGVYPLPEAQRDRFLFKIVVEYPTAEEEREIIYRMGVTPPTPQEVLSPAELVRLQNVASQVFVHHALVDYVVRLVLTTRTPNDHGLADVAGWVSYGASPRASLGIIAAARALALVRGRDYVLPQDVVDVVPDVLRHRLVLSYDALADGVPIDHIITRVLQTVPLPQVSARPQGGAGQGGPVPAGAPVR; encoded by the coding sequence GTGACCGAGCCCGGCTACGCCGACGGCGCGCAGCAGCAGCCCGGAACGCCGGCGCGGGACGCCCAGTTGCTGGAGCGGACCGTGTTCGAGGTCAAGCGGATCATCGTCGGCCAGGACAGGCTGGTCGAGCGGATGCTGGTCGGCCTGCTGGCCAGGGGCCACCTCCTGCTCGAAGGTGTTCCCGGTGTCGCGAAGACCCTCGCCGTCGAGACCTTCGCGCGCGTGGTCGGCGGCTCGTTCTCGCGCGTGCAGTTCACCCCGGACCTGGTGCCCGCCGACATCCTCGGCACCCGGATCTACCGGCAGGGCGCCGAGCGGTTCGACGTCGAGCTCGGCCCGGTGGTGGCGAACTTCGTGCTCGCCGACGAGATCAACCGCGCGCCCGCGAAGGTGCAGTCGGCGATGCTCGAGGTGATGGCCGAGCGGCACGTGTCGATCGGCGGCCAGACCTTCCCGATGCCCGACCCGTTCCTCGTGCTCGCCACGCAGAACCCGATCGAGAACGAGGGGGTGTACCCGCTGCCCGAGGCGCAGCGGGACCGCTTCCTGTTCAAGATCGTCGTCGAGTACCCGACGGCCGAGGAAGAGCGCGAGATCATCTACCGGATGGGCGTCACCCCGCCCACCCCGCAGGAGGTGCTCAGCCCGGCGGAGCTGGTGCGGCTGCAGAACGTCGCTTCGCAGGTCTTCGTGCACCACGCGCTCGTCGACTACGTCGTGCGCCTCGTGCTCACCACCCGTACGCCGAACGACCACGGCCTCGCCGACGTCGCGGGCTGGGTGTCCTACGGCGCCTCGCCGCGCGCCAGCCTCGGCATCATCGCCGCGGCCCGCGCGCTGGCGCTGGTCCGCGGGCGGGACTACGTGCTGCCGCAGGACGTCGTCGACGTCGTTCCCGACGTGCTGCGTCACCGGCTCGTGCTGTCCTACGACGCGCTGGCCGACGGCGTCCCCATCGACCACATCATCACGCGGGTGCTGCAGACCGTGCCGCTGCCGCAGGTCTCGGCCCGTCCGCAGGGCGGCGCCGGGCAGGGCGGACCGGTCCCGGCCGGCGCGCCCGTCAGGTAA
- a CDS encoding VWA domain-containing protein, translating to MSLTGFASPWWFLLLLAVAAVAVGYVLSQRARRKRTMRFANLELLEKVAPKSQGWVRHVPAILIVLSLLVLTVALAGPTAEQKVPRNRATVMLVIDTSLSMEATDVAPTRLKAAQESARSFAQNMTPGVNLGLISFAGTATVLVAPTTDRGGVVKAIDNLKLAQSTATGEGIFAALQSIESFSAIVGGAEGPPPARIVLMSDGKQTVPDDLYAPRGGYTAAQAAKQAQVPISSIAFGTTHGSVDIDGKPQEVKVDVESLEEIARLSGGDFYKAASAEELKRVYDDLGEQIGYELKDADASRPWVIIGTLVLMIGAAASLFLGQRLP from the coding sequence GTGAGCCTCACCGGATTCGCGTCACCGTGGTGGTTCCTGCTGCTGCTGGCGGTCGCCGCGGTGGCCGTGGGCTATGTGCTTTCCCAGCGCGCGCGGCGCAAGCGCACCATGCGGTTCGCCAACCTGGAACTGCTGGAGAAGGTCGCGCCGAAGAGCCAAGGATGGGTGCGGCACGTTCCCGCCATCCTGATCGTGCTTTCGCTGCTGGTGCTCACCGTCGCGCTCGCCGGGCCGACGGCCGAGCAGAAGGTGCCCCGGAACCGGGCCACGGTGATGCTGGTGATCGACACCTCGCTGTCGATGGAAGCGACCGACGTCGCCCCGACCCGGCTGAAGGCGGCCCAGGAGTCGGCGCGGTCGTTCGCGCAGAACATGACCCCGGGCGTGAACCTCGGGCTGATCTCGTTCGCGGGCACGGCGACCGTGCTGGTCGCGCCGACCACCGATCGCGGTGGCGTGGTGAAGGCGATCGACAATCTCAAGCTGGCGCAGTCCACCGCCACCGGCGAAGGGATCTTCGCCGCGCTGCAGTCGATCGAGAGCTTCTCGGCGATCGTCGGTGGCGCTGAGGGCCCGCCGCCCGCGCGGATCGTGTTGATGAGCGACGGCAAGCAGACCGTCCCGGACGACCTGTACGCGCCGCGAGGCGGCTACACGGCCGCTCAGGCCGCGAAGCAGGCGCAGGTGCCGATCTCGTCGATCGCGTTCGGGACCACGCACGGCTCGGTCGACATCGACGGCAAACCGCAGGAAGTCAAGGTCGACGTCGAGTCGCTGGAGGAGATCGCGCGGCTTTCGGGCGGCGATTTCTACAAGGCGGCCAGCGCTGAAGAGCTGAAACGCGTGTACGACGACCTCGGCGAGCAGATCGGGTACGAGCTCAAGGACGCCGACGCGAGCAGGCCATGGGTCATCATCGGGACTCTGGTGCTGATGATCGGTGCCGCGGCTTCGCTCTTCCTGGGGCAGCGCCTGCCGTAA
- a CDS encoding DUF58 domain-containing protein: MEAGLRTLELDVRRRLDGLLQGNHLGLVPGPGSEPGEARPYQPGDDVRRMDWAVTARTTSPHIRETVADRELETWLVADVSASLDFGTALCEKRDLVVCATAAVAHLTGGGGNRIGALVSNGAGSITRIPARGGLPHARGLVRKIAETPRAEEGVRGDLAAALEKLRRPPRRRGLAVVISDFLGDTEWQRPLRALGGHHDLIAIEVLDPRDIDLPDVGTVVLADPETGKQREVHASALLRKEFGAAAHAHRQEVAAALRRAGAAHLVLRTDSDWIADMVRFVVARKRRWSGGVA, from the coding sequence ATGGAGGCGGGCCTGCGCACGCTCGAACTCGACGTGCGCCGCCGTCTCGACGGGCTGTTGCAGGGGAACCATCTCGGCCTGGTGCCGGGGCCCGGTTCGGAACCGGGGGAGGCCCGGCCGTACCAGCCCGGTGACGACGTCCGCCGGATGGATTGGGCGGTCACCGCGCGGACGACGAGCCCGCATATCCGGGAAACCGTCGCCGATCGCGAACTGGAGACGTGGCTGGTGGCGGACGTGTCCGCGAGCCTCGACTTCGGCACGGCGCTGTGCGAGAAGCGCGACCTGGTCGTCTGCGCGACGGCCGCGGTCGCCCATCTGACCGGCGGTGGCGGCAACCGGATCGGCGCGCTCGTCTCCAACGGGGCGGGCAGCATCACGCGCATCCCGGCGCGCGGCGGGCTCCCGCACGCGCGAGGGCTGGTCCGCAAGATCGCCGAGACCCCGCGCGCCGAGGAAGGCGTCCGCGGGGATCTCGCCGCGGCACTGGAGAAACTGCGCCGTCCGCCGCGTCGTCGCGGGCTCGCCGTCGTGATCTCCGACTTCCTCGGCGACACCGAATGGCAGCGCCCGTTGCGGGCGCTCGGCGGGCACCACGACCTCATCGCCATCGAAGTCCTCGACCCGCGCGACATCGACCTGCCCGACGTGGGCACCGTCGTGCTGGCCGACCCGGAGACAGGGAAACAGCGCGAAGTGCACGCTTCGGCCTTGCTGCGCAAGGAATTCGGCGCCGCGGCGCACGCACACCGGCAGGAGGTCGCGGCCGCGCTGCGCCGCGCCGGTGCCGCGCATCTGGTGCTGCGCACCGATTCGGACTGGATCGCGGACATGGTCCGGTTCGTGGTGGCCCGCAAACGACGCTGGTCCGGTGGTGTCGCGTGA
- a CDS encoding tRNA (cytidine(34)-2'-O)-methyltransferase, giving the protein MFRILFYRPEIPPNTGNAIRLTANTGCELHLVEPLGFTLEDKQLRRAGLDYHDLARVHVHADLDAAWAALLPARVYAFSASATRLHTDVAYEPGDVLMFGPESAGLPREVQESAEVTDRVRLPMLPSSRSLNLSNTAAISVYEAWRQNGFAAP; this is encoded by the coding sequence GTGTTCCGCATCCTGTTCTACCGCCCCGAAATCCCGCCCAACACGGGTAACGCGATCCGCTTGACCGCGAACACCGGCTGCGAACTCCACCTGGTGGAGCCGCTCGGTTTCACGCTGGAGGACAAGCAGTTACGGCGCGCCGGGCTCGACTACCACGACCTCGCGCGCGTCCACGTCCACGCGGATCTCGACGCCGCATGGGCGGCGCTGCTGCCCGCCCGGGTCTACGCGTTCAGCGCCTCGGCGACGCGGCTGCACACCGACGTCGCGTACGAGCCCGGTGACGTGCTGATGTTCGGGCCGGAGTCGGCGGGGCTGCCTCGTGAAGTGCAGGAGTCGGCCGAGGTGACCGACCGGGTACGGCTGCCGATGCTGCCTTCGAGCCGGTCGCTGAACCTTTCGAACACCGCTGCGATCAGTGTGTACGAGGCTTGGCGGCAGAACGGCTTCGCGGCCCCCTGA